One Centroberyx gerrardi isolate f3 chromosome 2, fCenGer3.hap1.cur.20231027, whole genome shotgun sequence DNA window includes the following coding sequences:
- the LOC144539850 gene encoding ubl carboxyl-terminal hydrolase 18-like: MRGLINYGTHCSINSVVQCLYGTRELRGLIRDIDEQEYRAPKKNTVAAMLKGLICEMDKNNHGSCDPSFLIDSMSAYSGLSFEVQEDSDLVFKCILNALTDDDGPAEKVGQLWDIKMEKRIRCLRCNVVKSTLDKLNTIPVFIEDNLPAELQEYIKQYSDNTLTMCDYHCAHCHTRTQIEITSKVLSLPPVVCMWIARVKNVGRDTVSLVKIDKRLAFPETLDLKYIMKEPEAAADALYELYAVIAHCGSHYSGHYSAYVRGDDTWYLADDTQVRLCSWDTVKSTYEAGSNFYDGVAYMLMYRRRDSSN; encoded by the coding sequence ATGCGAGGCTTGATCAATTACGGGACCCATTGTAGTATCAACAGCGTGGTGCAGTGCCTGTACGGCACCCGCGAGCTACGGGGTCTCATTCGGGACATCGACGAACAAGAATACCGGGCTCCTAAAAAGAACACGGTGGCTGCGATGCTCAAGGGTCTCATTTGCGAGATGGACAAAAACAACCACGGATCATGCGACCCGAGCTTTCTCATAGACTCCATGAGCGCATACAGTGGATTGTCTTTCGAGGTTCAGGAGGACTCAGACCTCGTCTTCAAGTGCATCCTCAACGCTCTAACAGATGACGACGGGCCTGCTGAAAAGGTTGGACAATTGTGGGACATCAAGATGGAGAAACGTATACGCTGTCTCCGTTGCAACGTAGTCAAGTCTACACTCGATAAGTTGAACACAATCCCCGTGTTTATCGAAGATAATCTTCCTGCCGAGCTGCAGGAATACATCAAACAGTACTCTGACAACACGCTGACAATGTGTGACTACCATTGTGCACATTGTCACACTAGAACCCAGATCGAAATCACAAGCAAGGTTTTGTCATTGCCCCCCGTTGTATGTATGTGGATCGCACGCGTTAAAAACGTTGGCAGAGATACCGTTAGTTTAGTCAAGATAGACAAGCGCCTCGCTTTCCCCGAGACTCTGGATCTGAAATACATCATGAAAGAACCCGAAGCGGCCGCTGACGCTCTATACGAGTTGTACGCCGTCATAGCCCACTGTGGTAGTCACTACAGTGGACATTACAGTGCTTATGTGCGGGGAGATGACACTTGGTATCTTGCGGACGACACTCAAGTTAGGTTGTGCTCGTGGGACAC